The genomic stretch GGGAACCTCGACCATTACCTGGAGCAGCTCGCCGAGCACCATCCCGGGGACATCTCGATCAGCGTCGCGGAGCTCGGCGGTCAGGCCCGGACAGGTTCCGCGGCGGGTGCCGAATCCCGGGTCAGCGCCAGCACCTATAAGGTCTTCGTCGCCTACGGGATCCTCAGCCGGGTCGAATCTTCAGAGATGGACTGGGACGACCCGATCGACGGCGGACGCGATCGCGCCACCTGCCTGAACGAGATGATCTCGGTCAGCGACAACCCTTGCGCAGACGTCTTCCGTGGGGAGATCGGCTGGGAGGGGCTGCGCGATATCGCCGCCGAGACCGGCGGCCCGGCCACGGACTTCATCCCGGCCTACGCGCGCACCTCCGCCAATGACCTCACCGCGTTCATGACCGCTCTGGAGTCTGGTGCGCTGAACCTAAGCCCGGAGAGCCGCTCGCGTCTGCTCGGCGCCCTGGAGTCCAACATCTTCCGCGAGGGCATCGGCGCGGGAAGCGCCGGCTCGGTGCTGAACAAGGTCGGCTTCATCGACGGCTACCTCAATGACACCGCGATCGTGCGGCACCCGCAGGGCACCTACGTGCTGAGCATCATGTCCGAGGGCTCAGACTGGAACGCGATCAGCGCCATCACTCGCGACATCGAGGCCGCCCTGTACTGAACTGCCAACGAAGCATGACCAGCGCTGCGACCCGGAACGGGCAGGCCCGGGCCGTGCCGGACCGCCGGGCGTGCCGGACCAGTCCGGCCCGCCCGGGTGAGCCGCTGCGGCTTACTTGCGCTTGCGCTTCTCGCGCACCCGCATGGAGACCTCGATCGGGGAGCCGGTGAAGTCGAAGGTCTCACGCAGCCGACGCGTGATGTAGCGCCGGTAGCCCGGGTCCAGGAACCCGGTGGTGAAGAGCACGAAGCGCGGGGGCTTGGTGGAGGGCTGGGTGGCGAAGAGGATCCGCGGCTGCTTGCCGCCGCGGACCGGGTGCGGGTGGGCCGCCACGAGCTCGCCGAGGAACGCGTTGAGCCGACCGGTGGAGATCCGCCGTCCCCAGCTGGTCAGCGCGGTGTCCAGGGCAGGGGCGAGCTTGTCCTTGTGCCAACCGGTCAGCGCGGAGACGTTGACCCGCGGGGCCCAGGAGATGTGCGCCAGGTCTCGGGTGACTTCGCGCTCCAGGTAGTAGCGGCGCTCCTCATCCATCAGGTCCCACTTGTTATACGCCACGACCAGGGCCCGCCCGGAGTCCACCGCCATCTGGATGATGCGCACATCCTGTTCCGAGACCGGCTCCTCCACTGAAAGCAGGACCACGGCGACCTCGGCCTTGTCCAGCGCCCGCTGGGTGCGCAGCATCGCGTAGTACTCGGAGCCCGAAGCCATGTGCTGGCGACGTCGGATGCCTGCGGTGTCCACGAAGCGCCAGGTCTCCCCGCCGAGCTCGATGAACTCATCCACGGGGTCCATGGTGGTGCCGGCCACGGAGTCCACGACCACACGCTCGGATCCGGCCAGCTTGTTCAGCAGCGAGGACTTACCCACATTGGGCCGTCCCACCAGTGCCACCCGGCGGGGTCCGCCAGCCGGGATCATGCCGCCGTGCTCGGCGAACTCCGGCAGCGCCTTCACCGCGGCGTCGAGCAGGTCACCGGTTCCGGTGCCGTGCAGCGCGGAGACCGGGTAGGGCTCCCCGAGCCCGAGGTTCCACAGACCGTAGACCTCGCTCATATGCGCCGGGGCATCGACCTTGTTCGCCACCAGCAGCACCGGCTTCTTCTTGCGCCGCAGCATCCGCACCACTGCCTCGTCCACGGCGGTGGCCCCGACCAGTCCGTCGACGACGAAGATCACCGCGTCGGCCTCGTCCACGGCCATCTCGGCCTGTTCGGCCACCCGCTTGTGCATGCCGCGGGCGTCCTGCTCCCAGCCACCGGTGTCGACCAGGGTGAAGTCCTTGCCGTTCCATTCCGCCTCGTAGGAGACCCGGTCCCGGGTCACCCCGGGCACGTCTTCGACCACGGCCTCCTTGGAGCGGGTGATCCGGTTGACCAGCGTGGACTTGCCCACGTTGGGGCGACCGATCACGGCCAGCGCCGGTGGAGCCGCGACGTAGGGCTCGTAGTCCTCATCGTCCTCGTCGAACTCCAGGACGGCGGCGTCCTCTTCGGCCAGCTCGTAGTCGGAGAGCCCGGCGCGCAGCGCCGCGGCACGCGCCTCGGCCTCCTCCTCGGTGATCGAGGCCAGACGTTCGGCCAGGCGATCGTCCTCCACGCTCGGAATGTATTCCGGGGAGTCGGAGGGATTGTTCTCAGCGTGATTCGCCACGGGATGCTCCTGCAGATGGGATCGAGAGGGGTTCATCGGAGACCTGCTCCACACGCTGGATCAGCGCGTCGATGGTCTCCTGAAAGGTCAGGTCCGAGGAGTCCAGCACGGCGACGCCGTCGGCTGCCTCGGTGAAGTTCGATGCGGTGGAGTCGCGGGTGTCGCGGTCGATCACCTGGCGGCGCAGCGCCTCGGCGGTCTCGGCGCCGCCCAGCTGGAGGCCGCGGCGGCGCAGCCGGGCCTCGGCGGAGGCGGTGAGCAGCACGCGCACCTGCGCGTCGGGGGCCACCACGGTGGTGATGTCGCGGCCCTCGGCGACGATGAAGCCGGCGTCGTCGATGATCCGACGCTGGGCGGCGATCAGCAGCGCCCGGGCAGGCCGGTTGGTCGCGATCTCGGAGACCCGCTCCGAGATCCGGGTCTCCCGGATCGCGGCGGTGACGTCGCTCTGTCCCACGGTGATGACCTGGTGCTCGGGGTCGGTGGAGATGGTCAGCGGCACCTCCTCCACGGCGACGGCCACGGCCTGCTCGTCGTCGAGGTCCACCCCCTGGGCCAGGCAGTACCAGGTGGCGGCGCGGTACATCGCCCCGGTGTCCAGATAGGCGGCGCCGAGCTGTCGAGCCACGGCGCGGCAGACGCTGGACTTTCCGGACCCAGAGGGTCCATCCACCGCGATGATCAGGCGCTGTTCTTGACTCACGAGAGCACTACCTTCCATCCAAGTTCGGTCATGGCTTCGGCGAGCTCGTCTCGCCGTCCGGGGAGCACCGAGAGCTCCACCATGCCGACCTGGTGGCCGGCGGAGTGTTCCATGCGCAGGTCTTCCACGTTGACCCCGATGCTGGCCACATCGTTGAGCACAGCCGCGATCTGGCCTGGCTTATCGTCGACGATCACGGTGAGCACCGCGAAGGACTGCGGCGGGGCGCCGTGCTTGCCAGGCACCCGGGTGACCCCGGAGTTGCCCTCGGCGATCAGCTGCGCGATGTCGGCCTGACCACCGGCGGCACGCGGGTCCTCCAGCGTACCGATCAGCCGTTCCATGTCCTCGCGCAGCCCGTAGAGGATCTCCACCACCGGGCGCGCGTTGGAGGAGAGGATCTGCACCCAGAGCCCCGGGTCCGAGGCGGCGATCCGGGTGACGTCGCGCAGTCCGTTGCCGGCCAGCGCCAGCGCGGAGACCGGGGCGTCCTGGAGCCGCGAGGCCACCAGTGAGGCGGCGATCTGCGGCAGGTGCGAGATCAGCGCCACCGACTCATCGTGTCGCACCGGATCCATCCGGTGCACGGTCGCCCCGAGTCGACGTCCGATCTCCTCGGCCCATTCCACGGCCGCCGGGGCGGAGAGCTGGTCCCCGGAGCTGGGGTCCGTCGCAGGACAGATCACCCAGGGCATGGAGGTGAAGAGCTCACCGCGCGCGGCCACCGGCCCGGACTTCTCGCGGCCCGCCATCGGGTGGGTGCCCACGTAGCGGGTCAGGTCGGCACGGGTGAGCGCGGCGTCCTCGTCCTGGGTCAGGAGCAGCAGGTGGTTCAGGATCTCGGCCTTGGTGGAGGCGATGTCGAGCACCACGGCCTCGGGGAAACGCACCAGGGCGGCCGCGACCTCCCCGGCGGTGGCCTCCGGGGGCGCGGCGACGATGACGATCTCCGGGGTGGTCTGCGCGGAGGTGCGCTCGAGCAAGGTGCCGGCACCGATGTCTGCGGCGATGGCCTGGGCGGTGGGTGAGGGGTCGGAGAGCAGCACCTGGTGCCCATCGGCGCGCAGACCCAGCCCGATGCTGGCCCCGAGCAGACCGGTGCCGCGGATCAGCACGGTCGGGGTCTGGCGCACGCTGGCCGGGGTGGCGGCGAGCAGGTTCATCGCGGACCGCCCTCGCTCGGGCGGGAGCCGCCGACATCACCGTGGCGGGCGCCGTTGCCGGAGCTGCCGGGCACATCGCCGCTGGTCAGCTCGAGCAGGTGGCCCAGCTCGAGCCGGCCCAGCGGGCGCACGGTGCCCTGCTGCTGGTCTCCGATGGTGATCTCGCCCAGGGCGGTGCGCACCAGGCGCAGCACCGGATGGCCGACGTGGTCGAAGATCCGGCGCACGATCCGGTTGCGCCCGGAGTGCAGGGTCACCTGGATCATGGTGCGCCGGCCGTCGCTGCCCAGCTGCCGGTAGTCATCCACCGCGATCGGCCCGTCCTCGAGGTCGATCCCGGCGCGCAGCTTCTTGCCGACCTCTTTGAACACCGGCCCGGCGACCTCGACCACATAGGTCTTGGGCACCTCGTAGGAGGGGTGGGTGAGCCTGTTGGCCAGCTCGCCGTCGTTGGTGAGCAGCAGCAGGCCTTCGGTCTCGGCGTCGAGCCGGCCGACGTGGAAGAGCCGGGCGGCCTTCATCTCCTCGGTGAGGTAGTCATTGATGCAGGGGCGGCCGTGGGGATCCGACATCGTGGTGACCACGCCCGCGGGCTTGTTGAACATCACATACTGGTGTTCCACGCTGAGCTGGATCCGCACGCCGTCCACGTGGATGGCGACCTTCTCGGGCTGCACCCGGATGCCGGGTTCGATGATGACCTTGCCGTCCACGGCGACCCGGCCTTCGGAGATCAGCGCCTCGCAGACCCGGCGGGAGGCGACCCCGGCCTGGGCGAGGACCTTCTGCAGCCGCACGCCCTCGGGGTCGTGGACCTCTGCGAAGTTCTCCTCGGCCTCATCGCGGCGCGGCTTGGCGCGGCGAGGACCGGTGGAGATCATCCGCTGCGGGTCCTCGGAGGAGAACGGTCCCCCGGTCTGACCGGCCTTCGGGGTGCGGGCTGCGGTGGCGGCACGCGGCTCGCGCCGCTGCGCCTCGCGCGCGCGGCGGTCTGGGCCCGAAGATTTCATGGTCTCCATTCTATGGGGAGTGTCCAATCCGGGACGCCACTCAGCTTTCGCCCTCGAGCTCCCCTGCTGCCTCGATCCCCGGCAGGTGCGGGGAGAGCTGCGGAAGCTCCTGCACGGAGTTGATCCCGAGCCGTTCCAGCAGGTCAGCGGTGGTCACATACAGCGTCGCGCCGGTGAGCGGATCCGTGCCGGCGGTGTCCACCAGACCGCGGGTGACCAGGGTGCGCACCACCGAATCGACGTTGACGCCGCGGATCGCGGCCACCTGGGAACGTGCCACCGGCTGCCGGTAGGCGATCACCGCCAGAGTCTCCAGCGCGGCCTGGGAGAGCCGGGTGGTGGCCCCGCCCAGGACGAAGGCGGAGACCTGCTCGGCGTAGTCGGCCCGCGAGTAGTAGCGGTAGCCTCCGGCGATCTCGCGCAGCTCATAGCCGCGACGCCGGGATCCTTCGCTGATCCCGTCGATGTCCAGTCGCAGCGCGTCGAGCACCGCGATGACCTGGTGTTCGGGGACCTCGAGCACCTGTGCGAGTTCCACCGCGGAGACCGGCTCCTCGGTGATCATCAGCACCGCCTCGGCGGCGGCGAGCAGGTCCTCGCTGATCGGCTCAGCCATTCTCCGGGTTCTCCTTCTCTGGCTCTGCCCATTCCGCCGCGGCACGATCCAGCGCCGCGATGCTTCCGGTGGCGGGCCCGGACCAGATCACGCGCAGCTCCCCCAGCGGCGTCTCCTGCTCGAAGCTGACGTCGCGGTCGCGGTAGAGCTCCAGCAGACCCAGGAACCGGACGACGACGACGAGCCGGCTCTCGGCCTCACGGATCAGCTCGGTGAAGCGCAGTTCGCCGGCCTCGCGCAGCAGGGCGGTCATGACCGCCATCTCAGCTCGGATGTCCACCGCGTGGGAGTGAAGATGCTCGAACCGGATGTGGTCCGGTTCCATCTCCGGCCGGGCGAAGGCATGCTCGGCGATGACCTTCAGATCCTCCGGGGTGGTCTTGAAGACCAGCTCCGGAAGCAGCCGGGTCAGTTCCGGGTGGCTGCCGGGCTGGCGCGGGAACCGGTCCGAGTGGGTCTGGATCTGCTCGGCGAGATGTCCGGCGATGTGCTTGAACGCCCGGTATTGAAGCAGCCTTGCGAAGAGCAGGTCGCGGGCCTCCAGGGCGGCGATGTCCTCCTCGGCCTCGACCTCCCCGCCGGGCAGCAGCTGGGCGGCCTTGAGGTCCAATAAGGTGGCCGCCACCAGGATGAAGTTCGAGGACTCATCCAGCGCCTGGTGATGTGAGAGTCCCCGCACGTAGCTGATGAACTCATCGGTGACCGCGGAGATCGCGACTGCGGTGACGTCCATCTCGCGCTTGGCGATCAGCCCGAGCAGCAGGTCGAAGGGTCCGTCGAAGTTCTCCAGGGAGACCGTGAACCCGGTGGCGCTGGCCTCGGGCCCGGCGTCTGCCGCGGCGGCCTCCGGGCTCGCGGCTGCTTCGGCATCGATGAGCGCCGCGGCGCCTGCTGCCGGGTCCGCCACTAGGGCGAACCACCTCGGAGGATCAGCTCACGGGCCAGCTGCCGGTAGGCCTTGGCGCCCTCGTGCTTGCGGGCGTAGGCGGTGATCGGTTCGGCGGCGACGGTGGCGTCGGGGAACTTCACGGAGCGTTTGATCACCGTCTCGAAGACCTTCTCACCGAAGGCCTCGACGATCCTGGCGATCACCTCGCGGGCATGCAGGGTGCGCAGGTCCACCATGGTGACCACCACGCCGTCGATCTCCAGGTCCGGGTTCAGCCGGTCCTGGACCTTCTCGATGGTGTCCACCAGCAGCGCGACGGCGCGCAGCGCGAAGTACTCCGCCTCCAGCGGGATCACCACGCCGTGCGCCGCGGTCAGGGCGTTGACCGTGAGCAGCCCCAGCGAGGGCTGGCAGTCGATGATGATGACGTCGTAGTCGTTGCGGACCTGGCGCAGCGCGCGGTCCAGGACCTGCTCCCGGGCCACCTCGTTGACCAGCTGGACCTCTGCGGCGGAGAGGTCGATGTTGGCGGGGAGCAGATCGACGTTCTCCACATGGGTGGAGACGATCGCGTCGCGGGTCGTGACCTCGCGCTCCATGAGCACGTTGTAGACGGTGGTCTCCAGCTCATGGGGGCTGGTGCCGAATCCCGCGGAGAGCGCACCTTGCGGGTCGAAGTCCACCATCAGCACGCGGCGGCCGTATTCGGCGAGAGCGGCGCCGAGGTTGATCGCGGAGGTGGTCTTGCCCACTCCGCCCTTCTGGTTGACCATGGCGATCACGCGAGCGGGGCCGTGGCTGCTCAGCGGAGCCGGATCGGCGAACTCATGCTTGGGTCGGCCCGTGGGGCCCATGATCGCGTCGCCGTAGATGGTGAAGAGTTCGGTCGGCTGCTCGCTGCTCGACTCGCTGCCTTCCCGGTCAGGCGTTTCGCCCATCCGGGCACCCGGCTCGATCACGTGATTCCTCAACTTCCTCCTGCGGACAGCAACTTATCCAGGTTACCCCGTGTGATCATCGAGGCAAGATGCGCAGGCCAAGTAGCACTCGAAGGTTCGTCCCGGCACGGGGCGGGTGGGCGACGGCCGCGCCGTTGAACCGTTCAGACACCCCGCTTCGGGACTCAGACGCACCCAATCCGGGACTCAGACGCACCCGATCCGGGCCACAGGCGCACCCGTTTGCGGAGTCACGCGCACCGGTTTGCGGACTCAGGTCTCGCCGTCGCCGGTAGCGGGGCGGCCGGACCGGCGCCCGGCCAGCGGCACCCGCCAGCCCCGCTTGAGCGAGATCATGCGCAGAGCGAAGACCAGGCTGGAGACCACCAGGCCGGCCCAGATCAGCGGCAGCTCGTAGCTGAGCACAATGACCATCAGCCCGGCACCGAACATCGCCGGCACCGCATACACACCGCGCGGGTTGAAGATCTGTGGGGTCTCGTTGGCCACCACGTCGCGCATCGCCCCGCCACCCACGGCGGTGGTGACCCCGAGCAGCACGCAGGCGATCTCATTGAGCCCGGCGTTATACGCGATCACTGTGCCGGTGAGGCAGAACAGCGAGAGTCCCACGGCGTCGAAGACCAGCAGCGTCCGCCGGAGTCGGGTCTCATGGAGCAGCCCGGTGAGCACCAGGACCACCGCCACCAGCACCGGGGCCAGGTAGATCGGCTGCGAGAACGCGGCCGGGGTGCCTTCTCCGATGATGATGTCTCGGGTCACGCCCCCGCCCAGGCCCGCCATGGAGGCCAGCAGCAGCGAGCCGACCACGTCGAATCCCTTGCGAGCAGCCAGCAGCGCACCGGAGACGGCGAAGGCGAAGGTGCCCAGCAGCTCCACAGCCAACAGCGCGAGGTCCATACTTTCCCCCTGCGCCAGCCGGTGAGGCGGCTGCGCGTGACAGGTCCGTGGCGCTCGAGCGCGACGGGACTTCTTCGACGCACGGTCGAGCGCCGCCGATAAGCCTACCGCCGGGGGCGCAGCACCGGGATCAGGTCCTCCAGCACCGAGGCGTCCTCGATGGTGGAAGGCACCCGCGCCTGCTCGCCGTCGGCGATCTGGCGCATCGTCTTGCGCAGGATCTTGCCCGAACGGGTCTTCGGCAGCGCGGCGACCACCGCCACCGTCTTGAAGTCGGCCACCGGTCCGATGTCTCGACGCACCAGCTCGGTCAGCTCGGACTGCAGCGTCTTGGGGTCATCGGTGCGGCCGGACTTGAGCACCACGAACCCGGAGGCGCGCTGCCCTTTGAGCTCGTCCTGCAGCCCGATCACCGCGCATTCGGCCACCGCGGGATGGGAGGCCACGACCGCTTCGATGGCGCCGGCCGAGAGCCGGTGTCCAGCCACGTTGATCACGTCATCGGTGCGACCCATGACGAAGAGGTAGCCGTCGGCATCCAGGTACCCGGAGTCCCCGGTGGTGTAGAAGCCGGGGAAGGCGGCGAGGTAGGAGTCGATGTAGCGCTGGTCATCTCCCCACAGGGTGGGCAGGGTGCCCGGGGGCATGGGCAGGCGCAGCGCGATGTTGCCCTCCTGCCCCGCCGGGAGCTCCTCCCCGGCGGCGTCGAGGATCACCACGTCGTAGCCGGCCATCGGGACGGTGGCGGAGCCTTCCTTCACCGGCAGCGCCTCGATCCCGACCGGATTCGCCGCGATCGGCCAGCCGGTCTCGGTCTGCCACCAGTTGTCGATCACCGGGACTCCCAGCGCATCGGTGATCCAGCCCTGGGTGACCGGGTCCAGCCGCTCCCCCGCAGCATAGAGATGACGCAGCGAGGAGATGTCATAGTCGGCCACCAGGGCCGCCTCCGGGTCGGTCTTGCGGATCGCGCGCAGGGCGGTGGGAGCGGTGAACAGCGCGGTGATCCGGTGCTGCTGGATCATCCGCCAGAACGCGCCGGCATCGGGGGTGCCCACCGGCTTGCCCTCGTAGAGCACCGTGGTGGCCCCAACCAGAAGCGGCCCATAGACGATGAACGAGTGCCCGACCACCCATCCGACGTCGGAGGCGGTGAGCATGGTCTCCCCCGGGCCGACGTCGTAGATGGCCTGCATCGACCAGGTCAGCGCGACGGCGGTGCCTCCCTGATCCCGGACCACGCCCTTGGGCCGACCGGTGGTCCCGGAGGTGTAGAGGATGTAGAGCGGGTCGGTGGCACGCACCGCGACCGGCGCGGCGGGTTCGGCCCGGGCGGCCAGCCCGGCCCAGTCGTGCCAGTGCGCGGGAGAATCGACGCTGGCGTCGGTGTTCGAGCCGGTGTTCGGGTCGGTGTTTGAGCTGGTGCTTGCGCTCGCGTTCCAGCCGGCCGCGAACTCCTCGCGGCTGTGCGCGAAGCCCTCGCGGGCCTGGACCACCACGTGCCGGACCTGGTGGGAGGCCAGGCGCAGCGCCTCGTCCACGGTGGGCAGGTACTCCACCTTGCGGGTGGGCTCGATCCCTCCGCTGGCGGTCAGCACGACGTCGGGCGAGGCGTCGTCGATCCGGGAGGCCAGCTCCTTCGCGGCGAATCCGCCGAAGACCACGGAGTGCACCGCCCCGATCCGCGCGCAGGCGAGCATCGCGATGGGTGCCTGCGGGATCATCGGCAGGTAGATGATGACCCGGTCCCCCGCCGCCACCCCCAGCTCACGGAGCATCCCGGCGCACTGGGCCACCTCGTGGGTCAGCTCGGTGTAGCTGTAGCTGCGCACGGTTCCGGTGACCGCGGAGTCATAGATCAGCGCGGTCTGATCGCCACGCCCGGCCTGCACATGGCGGTCCAGACAGTTGTAGCTCAGGTTCAGCTCCGCCTCGGGGAACCAGCGGTATATCGGTGCCGCTGAGTCATCGAGCGCTCGCAGGGGCTCCCGGTCCCAATGGACCTGCTCCGCGGCGGCGAGCCAGAACTCTTCACGCTGAGCCAATGAACGTGCGTGCAGCTCGCGGTAGGACGGACCGGTCATGGGAGTGCTCCTGCTCATCGGCGGGGATGCGTGACAACATCCAGGGTATGAGCTGAATCACAGCAGGTAAACCCCTCTGTATACAGAATCGTGGATCTTTCGGGTTTCTGCGCCAGATGACTGCACAGAAGCCCCTGCGCTGTATACACTCGGGGTATGCGTGCCAGCGATCGTGCCTACACCACTCTGCGGCAGGAGATCCTTGACGGGGAGCTGACCCCGGGGACCCTGCTCGGTGAGGTCGACCAGGCCGAACGGCTCGGCCTCTCTCGCACGCCGCTGCGCGAGGCGCTGTCCCGGCTGATCGCGGACGGGCTCGCTGACCAGGCCAAAGGGCGCGGCACGGTGGTCAGCTCGATCTCCACGACCGACGTGGATCTGCTCTTCGAGCTGCGCCTCCCGCTGGAGGTCCAATCTGCCCGCCTCGCCGCCGAGCGCGGGGACCCGGCGCGCTTCACCGCCCTCGCGGAACGCTTCGCCGCCGCAGAGAAGGACCTGCGCGCGCGCCCCCGAGACCGGGATCACACCGAGGAGGACAAGCTCTACTATGAGCTCACCGAGGAGCTCGACGAGGCAGTCTCTGAGGCTGTGGACAATCCCTATCTGAGCCACACCCTGCGCAGCATGCGCGCCCACCTGGTCCGCGCCCGCCGGCTGGCCCAGCACGAGCCCGAGCGGCTCGCCGCCTCAGCCCGCGAGCACCTGGAGGTCTGCACCGCCATCGCCTCGGGGGATGCCGAGACCGCTGGGGCCGCGATGCTGATCCACCTGCGCCGCAGCCTCGCCTACATCACCGCCCAGCACGAGACGGCCCCCCTGCCGTCACCCAGCAGCACCGAATCCTGACGCCGAATCGAGAGGAACCACCAGCATGATCTCCCACCACGTCCGGGTCTACCGCAGCGACGAGAACCTTTCCCGGGCCGACCAGCTCGCCTGGAAGATCGCCCAGGTCGCCGTCGACCCGGTGGAGGTCGACCCCGAGGTCACCGAGATGGTGATCAACCGGATCATCGACAACGCCTCCGTGGCGGTGGCCTCGCTGAACCGCGCCCCGATCATCGCCGCCCGCGCCCAGGCGTTGGACCACTCGGTCTCTGCCAACGGCTCCGGAGCCTCCATCTTCGGCATCGAGACCAAGTCCAGCCCCGAGTGGGCGGCATGGGCCAACGGCGTCGCAGTCCGTGAACTGGACTACCACGACACCTTCCTGGCCGCCGAGTACTCCCACCCCGGAGACAACATCCCCGCCGTCCTCGCCGTGGCCCAGCACACCGGCGCCTCCGGTGCGGAGCTGATCCGCGGGATCGCCACCGGCTACGAGATCCAGGTGGACCTGGTGAAGGCGATCTCGCTGCACAAGCACAAGATCGACCATGTCGCCCACCTCGGGCCCTCCGCCGCCGCCGGCATCGGCACCCTGCTGAACCTCGACGCCGAGACGATCTTCCAGGCCTTGGGCCAGGCGCTGCACACCACCACCGCCACCCGCCAGTCCCGCAAGGGCGAGATCTCCACCTGGAAGGCCCACGCCCCGGCCTTCGCCGCGAAGATGGCGGTCGAGGCGGTGGACCGGGCGATGCGCGGTCAGACCTCTCCGGTGCCGATCTACGAGGGCGAGGACGGGGTCATCGCCTGGCTGCTCGACGGGCCGGAGGCCTCCTACCAGGTCCCGCTGCCCGAGCGCGGGGAGTCCAAGCGCGCGATCCTGGACACCTACACCAAGGAGCACTCCGCGGAGTACCAGGCGCAGGCCTGGATCGACCTCGCCCGCCGGCTGCACCACGCCCACCCCGAGGCCACCGATCCGGCCCAGGTGGAGTCGGTGCTGATCCGCACCAGCCACCACACGCACTATGTGATCGGATCCGGAGCGAACGACCCGCAGAAATACGATCCCACCGCGTCGCGGGAGACGCTGGATCACTCCATCCCGTATATCTTCACCGTCGCGCTGCAGGACGGCGCCTGGCACCACGTGGACTCCTACACCCCGGAGCGCGCCCAGCGCGAGGACACCGTGGCCCTGTGGCACAAGGTCACCACCGAGGAGGACCCGGAGTGGACCCGGCGGTATCACTCCACCGATATCGCGGAGAAGGCCTTTGGCGGATCCGTGGAGATCCGGCTGCGCAACGGTGAGGTGATCACCGATGAGATCGCCGTCGCCGATGCCCACCCGCTGGGCGCGCGGCCCTTCGCGCGGGAACAGTACATCGCCAAGTTCCGCACCCTGGCAGAACCAGTGATCGCCGAGGCCGAGATCGCACGATTCCTGGGCGCCGTGGAGAGCCTCGAGACGCTCGCCGCGGGTGAGCTGGATCAGCTCAACATCCTCGCGGCCACCGGGGTCATCCACCCCTCCGCCGGACCGAAGGGACTGTTCTAGGCCATGTTGTACTCCACCATCACCCCGGCGCAGAAGCGGATCGACCTGCGCGCCATGCTCACCCCCGGGGCGGCGCGCCAGTTCCCGGGCACCTTCACCCCGCTCTCGGCGCCCCTGATCGAGCAGAAGGGCTTCGACGGCATCTACATCTCCGGTGCGGTGCTGGCCAATGAACTGGGCCTGCCCGACATCGGACTGACCACGCTCAGCGAGGTCGCCCAGCGGGCCGGTCAGATCGCCCGCGCCACGAACCTCCCGGCCCTGGTCGACGCCGACACCGGATTCGGGGAACCGATGAACGTGGCCCGCTCGGTCCAGGAGCTTGAGGACGCCGGGCTGGCGGGCTGCCACATCGAGGATCAGTTCAATCCCAAGCGCTGCGGACACCTGGACGGGAAGAACCTGGTGGACCTGCAGACC from Nesterenkonia sandarakina encodes the following:
- a CDS encoding serine hydrolase; its protein translation is MLPREHLPPRGSAGTPPRRKHAFRVLGLATAALLMTACSPAVFHPAPVGSGESHAAPAFATNNGQAIPAEREQGAAEQDTGGPGEDDAVAPLPALAAEVRSVRETQREAVAEGASALEAAHQEHLAQLAAEEERLEREHAEAEAELDRQRLEDQAAEEAAQAEEEAAAEREEDSEAEAPTEDTPAPDAPVAEEPAPQEPEQTRPETPSDAPVFAGNLDHYLEQLAEHHPGDISISVAELGGQARTGSAAGAESRVSASTYKVFVAYGILSRVESSEMDWDDPIDGGRDRATCLNEMISVSDNPCADVFRGEIGWEGLRDIAAETGGPATDFIPAYARTSANDLTAFMTALESGALNLSPESRSRLLGALESNIFREGIGAGSAGSVLNKVGFIDGYLNDTAIVRHPQGTYVLSIMSEGSDWNAISAITRDIEAALY
- a CDS encoding prephenate dehydrogenase, whose protein sequence is MNLLAATPASVRQTPTVLIRGTGLLGASIGLGLRADGHQVLLSDPSPTAQAIAADIGAGTLLERTSAQTTPEIVIVAAPPEATAGEVAAALVRFPEAVVLDIASTKAEILNHLLLLTQDEDAALTRADLTRYVGTHPMAGREKSGPVAARGELFTSMPWVICPATDPSSGDQLSAPAAVEWAEEIGRRLGATVHRMDPVRHDESVALISHLPQIAASLVASRLQDAPVSALALAGNGLRDVTRIAASDPGLWVQILSSNARPVVEILYGLREDMERLIGTLEDPRAAGGQADIAQLIAEGNSGVTRVPGKHGAPPQSFAVLTVIVDDKPGQIAAVLNDVASIGVNVEDLRMEHSAGHQVGMVELSVLPGRRDELAEAMTELGWKVVLS
- the der gene encoding ribosome biogenesis GTPase Der encodes the protein MPSVEDDRLAERLASITEEEAEARAAALRAGLSDYELAEEDAAVLEFDEDDEDYEPYVAAPPALAVIGRPNVGKSTLVNRITRSKEAVVEDVPGVTRDRVSYEAEWNGKDFTLVDTGGWEQDARGMHKRVAEQAEMAVDEADAVIFVVDGLVGATAVDEAVVRMLRRKKKPVLLVANKVDAPAHMSEVYGLWNLGLGEPYPVSALHGTGTGDLLDAAVKALPEFAEHGGMIPAGGPRRVALVGRPNVGKSSLLNKLAGSERVVVDSVAGTTMDPVDEFIELGGETWRFVDTAGIRRRQHMASGSEYYAMLRTQRALDKAEVAVVLLSVEEPVSEQDVRIIQMAVDSGRALVVAYNKWDLMDEERRYYLEREVTRDLAHISWAPRVNVSALTGWHKDKLAPALDTALTSWGRRISTGRLNAFLGELVAAHPHPVRGGKQPRILFATQPSTKPPRFVLFTTGFLDPGYRRYITRRLRETFDFTGSPIEVSMRVREKRKRK
- a CDS encoding pseudouridine synthase; translation: MKSSGPDRRAREAQRREPRAATAARTPKAGQTGGPFSSEDPQRMISTGPRRAKPRRDEAEENFAEVHDPEGVRLQKVLAQAGVASRRVCEALISEGRVAVDGKVIIEPGIRVQPEKVAIHVDGVRIQLSVEHQYVMFNKPAGVVTTMSDPHGRPCINDYLTEEMKAARLFHVGRLDAETEGLLLLTNDGELANRLTHPSYEVPKTYVVEVAGPVFKEVGKKLRAGIDLEDGPIAVDDYRQLGSDGRRTMIQVTLHSGRNRIVRRIFDHVGHPVLRLVRTALGEITIGDQQQGTVRPLGRLELGHLLELTSGDVPGSSGNGARHGDVGGSRPSEGGPR
- the scpB gene encoding SMC-Scp complex subunit ScpB; translated protein: MAEPISEDLLAAAEAVLMITEEPVSAVELAQVLEVPEHQVIAVLDALRLDIDGISEGSRRRGYELREIAGGYRYYSRADYAEQVSAFVLGGATTRLSQAALETLAVIAYRQPVARSQVAAIRGVNVDSVVRTLVTRGLVDTAGTDPLTGATLYVTTADLLERLGINSVQELPQLSPHLPGIEAAGELEGES
- the cmk gene encoding (d)CMP kinase, whose translation is MSQEQRLIIAVDGPSGSGKSSVCRAVARQLGAAYLDTGAMYRAATWYCLAQGVDLDDEQAVAVAVEEVPLTISTDPEHQVITVGQSDVTAAIRETRISERVSEIATNRPARALLIAAQRRIIDDAGFIVAEGRDITTVVAPDAQVRVLLTASAEARLRRRGLQLGGAETAEALRRQVIDRDTRDSTASNFTEAADGVAVLDSSDLTFQETIDALIQRVEQVSDEPLSIPSAGASRGESR